Proteins from one Gibbsiella quercinecans genomic window:
- a CDS encoding ATP-grasp domain-containing protein, translating into MQIIYPSDYYYLNKADENYEDEFNCARQYGLKCVLLSSKHLLDSKIKLSGSLEAHEPVIWRGWMLKQKEYRALYNAVSSNSAGMLISPDDYASCHYITGWYDLCRDYTPETIFLKESDDLEEITTQLNWDSYFVKDHVKSLTTSRGSIAKNAEEIREVLRYIRQYRGEIEGGVALRKVEDLRSETERRYFSFYGTVYSSDNIIPAIVHEIAKHIRSPFFSIDMVETSSSNLRLIEIGDGQVSDIKEWDIKKFIKMIAST; encoded by the coding sequence ATGCAAATAATTTACCCGAGTGATTATTATTATCTGAATAAAGCTGATGAAAACTATGAGGATGAATTCAATTGCGCAAGGCAATATGGGTTGAAATGTGTTCTATTATCGTCAAAGCATTTATTAGATAGTAAAATTAAGCTTTCAGGAAGTCTTGAGGCTCATGAACCTGTGATTTGGCGAGGTTGGATGCTTAAACAGAAAGAATATCGAGCATTGTATAACGCTGTTAGCAGTAATAGCGCAGGCATGCTGATCTCTCCTGATGATTACGCTTCTTGCCACTATATTACGGGGTGGTACGATTTGTGTCGTGATTATACACCAGAAACTATATTCCTGAAAGAAAGTGATGATCTTGAAGAAATAACAACCCAATTAAATTGGGATTCGTATTTTGTTAAAGACCATGTTAAATCGCTTACTACATCACGTGGTTCGATAGCAAAAAATGCTGAAGAAATACGAGAAGTATTGAGATACATTAGGCAATATCGTGGTGAAATAGAGGGTGGGGTCGCACTTAGAAAGGTTGAGGATTTGAGATCTGAAACTGAGCGAAGATATTTTTCATTCTATGGAACAGTCTACTCTTCTGATAATATCATCCCTGCTATTGTTCACGAAATAGCGAAACATATACGGTCTCCTTTTTTCTCAATAGATATGGTTGAGACGAGTTCATCCAATCTTCGCTTGATTGAAATCGGAGATGGGCAAGTTTCAGATATTAAAGAATGGGACATCAAAAAATTTATTAAAATGATTGCAAGCACCTGA
- the mntR gene encoding manganese-binding transcriptional regulator MntR, which yields MVASIPDETESPIDAAEMPDEAAQALRFTRAREAQANVLIEDYVELIDDLLSTQREARTTDIAKRFGVSHPTAIKNIARLKNAGLVESRPYRGIFLTTEGTLLAQKVRHRHRVVIELLMKLGVPGATAELDSEGIEHHISDETLAVFERFLQHDGPG from the coding sequence ATGGTAGCCAGCATACCGGATGAAACAGAATCGCCCATTGATGCGGCAGAAATGCCGGATGAGGCCGCACAGGCGCTCCGCTTTACCCGTGCGCGTGAAGCGCAGGCCAATGTGCTGATTGAAGACTATGTCGAATTGATCGACGACTTGCTCTCTACCCAGCGCGAAGCGCGCACCACCGACATCGCCAAGCGGTTTGGCGTCTCTCACCCGACCGCCATTAAAAATATCGCTCGGTTGAAAAACGCCGGCCTGGTTGAATCGCGCCCCTACCGCGGCATTTTTCTTACCACCGAGGGGACGCTGCTGGCGCAAAAGGTACGCCACCGCCACCGGGTGGTGATTGAGCTGCTGATGAAGCTGGGCGTGCCGGGCGCGACCGCCGAGCTGGACAGCGAAGGAATTGAACATCATATCTCTGACGAAACGCTGGCGGTGTTTGAGCGTTTTTTACAGCATGATGGGCCTGGCTGA